GTTGGACTATTCAATTGAGTATCTTCGGCACCTAATGAGCCTAGTGTAAAAAGGTATTTCCCGTTTGAATCAAACTTTTGAATACGATTATTTCCACTATCTACAATCCATAGGTTTCCTTTCGTGTCAACTGCAACTTCTTGCGGATTGTTAAACTGGTCATTCGCTGATCCTGGATCGCCATATTTTCCAACATACTTTCCATTCTTATCAAATTTCTGTAAACGATAGTTATAACAATCTGCTATCCAAACAATTCCTTTAGAGTCAACGGTTAGTCCCATTGGCGTATTTAATTGACCATCATTTGATCCATAGGCTCCGCATGCCAGTAAAAATGTCCCATTCTTGTCAAACTTCTGGATGCGGTTATTTCCTTTATCTGCCACCCAGATAGCATTTTCACTATCTGTTACTATACTCCAGGGTAACACAAATTCTCCCTTACCAATACTATTAATGCCAAATTTCAGCAAAAACTTTCCATTGGAATCAAACTTCTGAATACGGTGGTTTTCAGTATCTGCAACCCATACATTTCCATCGCGATCTATTGTCACATCCTGAGGATATACAAATTGTTCATCCTCTTTTCCTTTTGAGCCAAATTGAAGCAAGAAATTACCATTCTTATCAAATTTTTGAATACGATGATTTTCACAATCGGCAATCCAGCTATTGCCCTTACTATCTACAGCTATTCCCGTGGGACTATTAAACTGTCCATCGCCTTTCCCTTTCGAACCAAATTGAAGTAGCACATCGCCACGTGAATTAAATTTGGTAATCTGATTTTTGTCGTTGTCAGCAGCCCACAGATTACCTTCTTTATCCAGCGTAATGTGTTTTGTTTGATAGGGAAAATTTGGTTTCGAAACTGCAGAGGCAAAAACGGATTGATAGAAGCCATTGGGGTCCAGTTTTATAATAGCTCCATTCCGACTGGAAACATACACAGAACCTTGTTTGTCTACGGCAACATCAGAAGGGTAATCCAGATTGGTTTTCCCGATAGTTCGTTTAAAGGTATACTGCTGGCTCCAGCCAGAAACAGAGAAGAGGATAGTAACAAGTATAGATAAAAGACCTAACTGTTTTTTCATAAGAACAGATATTGAAATATAGCTATGAAATGATTTTACAGATTTTTCCACCGTTCAGGTTAGTAATACTATCAACTGAGGGATGATGTTACTCGCAAAAATAGCTCCCGGCAGGAAATAAATACAGGTTTTACCCAATTGTCCAACATTACTTAGGCAGTATAGCGAACTCTATTACTTTTTCGCTTTTGGTACAGTACTGCTGATGTAGAGGGTCATTGGGAGGTATAAAAGAGTAGTTGATCAGTTCTTCAACACTGTCAAAACATGGTTAATATCCCACACATAGAAAAGTCCACGATCATATATCATTTTTGTCAATGCATACCGATCATATGATTCTATTTGACTCTTACCCTCAAATATATGTGTCCAGACCACCTTTGCCTGATCTGTATCATATGCAATAAGTTGAGGTAGTCGCTTCCGAAAACCATCTGTAAAATAATAGATATACGGACCTTCTTTGTACCAATTAGAGTGTACCAGTTCCATTCTTGTATCTGTAAGGTGTGTATAGTCGTTCAGTACTTTTATCGCTGTACCTGTACGGGCATCGATCTCAATATAGATACCCTGATAAAAGGAAGTGAGAACTCCGGTTATGGGGTCTAGTTTGAACTCACTTGCGGATGGCAGCCGCGGGTTATTTTGCAAATATAGAGGAATGGCACCTGTTACGGAATCTATCTGCCATCGTTTATTGCCAGTCCTTACATCAAATGCCATGAGATGTTCACCTGTAACCGCTACTACCACAATATCTTCATATCTTCCTAAAATTCTATGGATTTCACCTGAATGGATACTATCTCGCCTACTAAAATCCTGATAGGCTCCTTCTTTTCTGGCATCATATTCCCATTGATATTCTCCCGTAGTCCGGTCAAAACATTGCAGTATTTCTTTTTTCTCGTTTTTAAATGTTGTCTGAAAAATATAGTCGCTAAAACACATGCGTTCAACCCCTTTCGGAAACACTGTCCGGGAAATCTCCTGTCCATCTGTCACTCTTATCGTAACGTACTCTTCATTATCAAGAAATAAACCGATACCATCTACATAAGAGCGCCACAAATACCGCTTATTGATAAAACGTTGTGACCCATCACGTAGATCATATACATAAGTACTCCCACCTTTTTTTACATAGAAAAGAACATCTGTATAAAGTTCATAATCAGATCCGGGAAGATCATCTGTGATCAGGGTGTTATTCCAATAAAGGTGTCGATTACTAAAATACAGGAGTAAGTTTCCCCCCTTTACACTGTATCCCTTAACATCTGTATAGACTTGTATTACTTCTTTCATGATAGGAGGCAACTAAACTTTGGTTATGAAATTCGGGTCAATGCCATAGAGCATCTTTTACTAGTTGAATATAAGTACTAAAAAGCCTTCTGATACGCCTTATTGCAGACAACAACCATCAGGGGATGCTCATCAAATTCAACTGAGTGCATCATAATCTCCCCACACGTTTTCAAACTCTTCAAAGGAGTACAACTTTGATTCAAAGTCGATTACCAGGCTATCTTTGTACCGATTCAGTTGTAAAAAAGGAACTAAATCTTTTATGACTTTCTGCATAAGTTGAGGACCTCTTATCATATTGATGTCAAAACCAATCAAGAAGATGGGCTCTTCAGATGAAATACCTAGGATTCTTTCAATCTTGGCTACTTCAGTTTCATCATACCCAATTATAGGCGCAACAAATGCGTCAAATAAAACATATTGTGCCTCCTCGTGTTGATCATAGTATCCCTCTTTAGTGATTTCACATTATAGATCTCCATCAATATATTTACATTGTACTGTGTAATCTAACGATTTGATATAGTTGATTACCTCTATGCTCAAGTCTGAGAAAATAGGTTTGGTAAGTAAACAAAAATCCTCACTTGTAATAATCATTTCTTTGGATAAAAGTAAAGTTCTAACAATCCTTTAAGTTCTTCTTTAGTAGCAACGACAAACACCTTACTCAGGACATAATCTTGTCAGAAATCAGGTATACTGTTAATCTATCCAAAGCTCGCTTGGCAGCATTACTTATCGCAGGATTAACATGAGTTGCGTACGTATCTATCCACTTACTGTATGAAGGATTTTTTGTGTGCCCCACAACGTCTAATATATAGGGTAGGTGCCATTCATCTGCGTCTTTTAATTTTTCTAATACCCATACATCAAATGGTACTTTAGGGTCAGGAAAATAACTACTCTCAACGCCTGCAATAGCAGCTTGGTGGACTAATTCTAACAATTCCTGATCTTGTTCAGTAAATAACATTCCTAAAGCAGAACGAAATAGCCCTGAAAATTTACTTACTCGTGAATATTTAAAATCCAGTCTCATTTCACGATAAATGATTCTATAAGATTCTATTTGCTCTTCAGTTTCAGAATATATAATTCTCTCACGCCTACCCGCTCCCTCATCCAATAGCTTTTGGGAGAAGTTATCGAATGCAGAAACACTTGTATCTAAATGGTAGTGTAGTAATTGTTTATACAATACGGCTCCAGAGCGAACAGGAAATAACTCATTTGTAAATGAGGCGGATAACCCCTTATCAAGGATTACAGTTTCCTTACTAAGATTACTATCTAAATACTGAAAAAAGAAGGAAATGAATGTATAGAGTGCGGTCTGATCATCAGCTATTTTAACTAAGATATTTTTCAAACTCCTGTAGGATATGTTTTCATAGTAACCCGAATCTACACAGGCAAACATGAACAGAACAAAGTAGTCGGAATCATACTGCTTTAAAGTATAGACAAGCAATTTAGTAAAGGAGTTTCTATCAATCGTATCCAATATTTCCTTTATTGAATCTGGTATGAGAGTCGCTTGCTTGTCTAAAGAAAAAGTATAAAGAATGTGATAGATCCTTTCCGACAACTCTTTTACCTGTTTATTCATACTGTAAGTTTCCCTATAAAGTGAGCTAGTAGTAAGTAGCGCCTGGCTGGTCTTAGTAAATTCAACAGAAGTTATAAAACGCTAATATTTTTTGGGTTATTTCATAAATCTGTCTCAGTATTAGGAGGGAAATAATATACCTTTTCCGTTTTAAAAGATATGTCTTTGGCGGCAACAAAGAATCCAAAATCTTCCTGTTCCTCAAAATATTTTGGGATAATCTTAAATAATGTATAGCCTTCTTCGATCTGATACCTGGCATTCAAATAGAAATTTTCTTCATCAGAGGCCAGCATAAGCATATCTTTTGAGGTATCTGTCATCCACTCATAGTTTATTTCCATAAAAGAAGTAGCAATGAATGTAATTTCGATTGTATGATTTGAACTCAAATCAATACCTCCTACTATTTTCAAGCTTCCATATTCAAA
The DNA window shown above is from Xanthocytophaga agilis and carries:
- a CDS encoding 6-bladed beta-propeller yields the protein MKKQLGLLSILVTILFSVSGWSQQYTFKRTIGKTNLDYPSDVAVDKQGSVYVSSRNGAIIKLDPNGFYQSVFASAVSKPNFPYQTKHITLDKEGNLWAADNDKNQITKFNSRGDVLLQFGSKGKGDGQFNSPTGIAVDSKGNSWIADCENHRIQKFDKNGNFLLQFGSKGKEDEQFVYPQDVTIDRDGNVWVADTENHRIQKFDSNGKFLLKFGINSIGKGEFVLPWSIVTDSENAIWVADKGNNRIQKFDKNGTFLLACGAYGSNDGQLNTPMGLTVDSKGIVWIADCYNYRLQKFDKNGKYVGKYGDPGSANDQFNNPQEVAVDTKGNLWIVDSGNNRIQKFDSNGKYLFTLGSLGAEDTQLNSPTGITTDSQGNVWVTDSKNYCVKKFDTNGKFLLKFGSKGSGDDQFTSPAGINIDRQGNIWVSDVANNCIRKFDANGKFLLRIGSNGNKEGKFSDPLDIATDSQGNMWVVDKNNQRLQKFDANGQFLLVIQALGLSDGQFRFPASIKIDQEDNIWISDLDYFRIQKLDATGKFLLKIDVAMNNPLSFALGKNGDVYCTSPRTGVMVYTLSKK
- a CDS encoding PQQ-binding-like beta-propeller repeat protein; protein product: MKEVIQVYTDVKGYSVKGGNLLLYFSNRHLYWNNTLITDDLPGSDYELYTDVLFYVKKGGSTYVYDLRDGSQRFINKRYLWRSYVDGIGLFLDNEEYVTIRVTDGQEISRTVFPKGVERMCFSDYIFQTTFKNEKKEILQCFDRTTGEYQWEYDARKEGAYQDFSRRDSIHSGEIHRILGRYEDIVVVAVTGEHLMAFDVRTGNKRWQIDSVTGAIPLYLQNNPRLPSASEFKLDPITGVLTSFYQGIYIEIDARTGTAIKVLNDYTHLTDTRMELVHSNWYKEGPYIYYFTDGFRKRLPQLIAYDTDQAKVVWTHIFEGKSQIESYDRYALTKMIYDRGLFYVWDINHVLTVLKN